The uncultured Campylobacter sp. sequence ATAATTTAAGTTAAGCTTGTAAAATCGCGCTCTAAAATCATATCAAAGGCTCTTTTATGCGTAGAAATGGCAATGGAACGAAGCTTAAAATTTTAATATTTCTTATTATAATATGCGTTTTGGTTTATGGAATTTTTAGAATTTTCACCTCGCCGAAATTTGAAAAAAATCCTCCGCAAATTGCGCTGGAAAATGAAATTTATTGGAATTTAACCTCGCCTTTAAAGATTAAAATTTTAGACGATACCGGCATTAAGCTTGTCCGCGTAAACTTAAACGACGGAGCCAGCACGATACCGCTACTAAATGAGGAGCTGAACGTTCCGCAAACTACGCTAGAGCTTGCCGTGCAATTTCCTAAAAATTTGATGCTTAATAAAGATAAAAACTACAAGCTTGAGGTTTTCGCAAACGACATTAGCTCTTGGAATTTTGCGCAAGGAAATAAGAGCGTAAAAACGGCAAATATAATAATAGACGATAAAAAGCCCATCATCAATATCATCAATCAATCCTATAAAATCACCAAAGGCGGTAGCGCTGTAGTCGTATTTTCGGCAAAAGACGAGCGCCTAAACGAAGTCTATGTCAAAACCAACTATGGCAAAATTTTTAAAGCGATTCCTTTCGTAAAAGAGGGTTATTATGCGTCTCTCGTAGCGTGGCCTGCAAATTTAGAGGAATTTCGCGCAGAAGCGGTCGCCACTGATCGTGCAGGCAACGAAAGCATTTCGCAGATCAAATATTTCTATCAGGACAAAAAATATAAAGTCTCTACTATCAAGCTAAATTCCGGTTTTATTAACGGTAAGGTAAGCGATCTGGCTAGCCAATATGCGCAGAATTTTAACTCGATGAGCGATCTGGAAAAATTTAAATTCGTAAATGAAACTTTGCGTAAGAAAAATGGAGATGACCTGCACGCCGCTACTAGCGCGGTGCACGAGGATAAAATAAATGGATTTGAGCTAAAGCCTTTTTATCCGCTTGCTAAAGGCGCAGCGGTAGCAAGCTTTGCCGATCATCGGATATTTTTTATGAACGACGAACAAGTAAGCGAGTCATGGCATATGGGGCTCGATCTAGCAAGCGTCGCAAACGCCGATATCAAAGAGAGTAACTACGGTAAGGTAGTTTTTGCGCAGGAAAATGGAATTTTCGGATTAAATTTAGGAATTTACTACGGCTTCGGATTATACGGCATATACGGACACTGCTCGGCGACGCAGCTAAGTGTGGGCAGCGATGTAAAGCCGGGCGATATTCTAGCACAAACGGGCTCAAGCGGCTTTGCTTTCGGAGATCATCTGCATTTTGGCATCGTAGTTCAGGGTGTGGACGTAAGACCCGAGGAGTGGATGGATCCTAAGTGGATGAAAGATAACATTACCGACGTCTTAGAATCGTCCAAAAAAGTAATAGAAAAAGGTAAGTAAATTTTAAAATTTTCGCTATAATGCGCGGGTTAATGAAAACGAGGATAGAAATGAGACAGACAACGATAGCTAAGAAAGTCCATAACGTCGGCATCGGGCTGCACAAAGGTGAGCCTATCAGACTTACGTTAGAGCCTTTAGAGGCAGGCAGTGGAATCGTATTTTATAGAAGTGATCTTGGCATTAGTTTTAAAGCCGAGCCGAAAAACGTCATAAATACGCAGATGGCAACCGTCGTAGGAAATGAGAAGGGCTTTATATCAACAATAGAGCATCTAATGAGCGCCATTAATGCCTATGGTATTGATAATATCCGTATCATCGTCGATGCTAATGAAATTCCTGTGATGGACGGAAGTTCGGCGAGCTTTTGTATGCTTTTGGATGAAGCGGGAGTAAGAGAGCTTGACGCGAATAAAAAAGCCCTCATCATCAAGCGAGCCGTAGAGATTCGTGAGGGCGATAAGCTCGTACGACTAAGTCCTAGCAAGAGCCCTAAATTTGATTATACAATTAAATTTAGCCATCCGCTCATCGGCACTCAGCATCATGTTTTTGAATTTAGTAAGAAAGCTTATCTTAAAGAAATTTCGCGAGCACGCACGTTTGGATTTTTAAAAGATGTGCAAGCGCTGCGCTCCATGGGATTGGCTCTAGGCGGCAGCTTAGAAAACGCCGTCGTAATCGATGAGAATAAAATTTTAAACCCCGAGGGCTTGCGCTTTGAAAACGAGTTCGTTCGCCATAAAATTTTAGACGCGATCGGCGATTTGGCACTGGTGGGTGCTCCGATTTTGGGCGATTATACAGCGTTTGCGGGAAGCCACGATCTAAATCATAGACTAACTTTATCAGTTTTAGCCGATGCTAAAAATTTCGAGCTAGTAGATCTTACCGCCGAGGTTGTGCGCGAATATCAAAAAGTCTTTGCTTAAGGCTGCAAAATCAAAGAGGTTGAAATTCTAATTGCCGCTCTTAGCGCTCCATGCCTGCTCGGTGTGTATGAAAACGGCGCTAAGATAGCGGAATTTGCAAGCGCCGAAGGCGAAAAAGCCGATAAATTTCTGATCTGCAAATTTAGTGAAATTCTAAAAACTTATAAAATCAAAGAGCTCAT is a genomic window containing:
- a CDS encoding M23 family metallopeptidase, which produces MRRNGNGTKLKILIFLIIICVLVYGIFRIFTSPKFEKNPPQIALENEIYWNLTSPLKIKILDDTGIKLVRVNLNDGASTIPLLNEELNVPQTTLELAVQFPKNLMLNKDKNYKLEVFANDISSWNFAQGNKSVKTANIIIDDKKPIINIINQSYKITKGGSAVVVFSAKDERLNEVYVKTNYGKIFKAIPFVKEGYYASLVAWPANLEEFRAEAVATDRAGNESISQIKYFYQDKKYKVSTIKLNSGFINGKVSDLASQYAQNFNSMSDLEKFKFVNETLRKKNGDDLHAATSAVHEDKINGFELKPFYPLAKGAAVASFADHRIFFMNDEQVSESWHMGLDLASVANADIKESNYGKVVFAQENGIFGLNLGIYYGFGLYGIYGHCSATQLSVGSDVKPGDILAQTGSSGFAFGDHLHFGIVVQGVDVRPEEWMDPKWMKDNITDVLESSKKVIEKGK
- the lpxC gene encoding UDP-3-O-acyl-N-acetylglucosamine deacetylase, giving the protein MRQTTIAKKVHNVGIGLHKGEPIRLTLEPLEAGSGIVFYRSDLGISFKAEPKNVINTQMATVVGNEKGFISTIEHLMSAINAYGIDNIRIIVDANEIPVMDGSSASFCMLLDEAGVRELDANKKALIIKRAVEIREGDKLVRLSPSKSPKFDYTIKFSHPLIGTQHHVFEFSKKAYLKEISRARTFGFLKDVQALRSMGLALGGSLENAVVIDENKILNPEGLRFENEFVRHKILDAIGDLALVGAPILGDYTAFAGSHDLNHRLTLSVLADAKNFELVDLTAEVVREYQKVFA